A window of Nocardia arthritidis genomic DNA:
CGACGCGAATCCGGGCCTCACCCTGCGCACCGGCTAGTTTCGGCGCAGGTCCACCACGAGCGGCGTGCCACCCACGAACCAAGCGCGGTGCAGCTCCAGGATTTTGGTGCGAGTCGGAATGCCGCGACGGTTGAAGGCGTTCTCCGCGTAGTCGATTGGATGGACCGTCTCGCAGAGAGCGGCGTAGGCGGCGGTGCGTTCGGCACCATCGCGCGGATCGCGCGCGACTCCGGCGAAGGTGCCGCCGCGGACCCGGAGGATTACCTTAGGGTCGGCGCGAATATTCTTCAGCCACAAGGCATTCTCGCCGCCGATCGACACCATGTAGGCCTTGTCGCCCCGCTGGATCGCCTTGACGAATGTTCGGCGGGGCTTACCGCTTCTCCGCCCCGTGGTGGTGAGAATGCCCATGCCGTGCGGTAGGCGAATGGCGAACCAGACGGTGTGCAGAGCGTGCAGCGGCCGGGTGATCCGCCGAACGTCACGCCGCGTCGGCTGCCCAGCACGACGGCGGATTCGCTCGGGAAAGTAATTGCCGTCGTGGTATCGGAGCGAGTCGGGAATGTGGCCGATCACTGGTTCGTCCATGGTGTCCCCTTGTGCGCAAACGCAATCCACTACATCAGAGCACAGGGGCGCTCGACGCGGCAATACCGCTACGTTGCGCTGGGTCGGGGTGTGCGGGCGGCGCGTCGGGCCGCGATCAGCAGCAGGATTTGCGCGATGAGGCCGAGTGCCCACGGTGTCGGGAAGAGGATGACGGCGTCGAGTGCGGTCGAGATCCCCAATATCCATGCGATGAATGGTGGTGGCGTGATTCCGCGCCGATCCAGCCACAAGACGATCAGTCCGATCACGATCATGGGTGGGCCGAAGCTTTCCAGGGAGAACCAGAAGGCGCTGCCTGCCTGACTCATCGGCAGAAATCCGTCCTGCGCCTCCCGCCACAGCCCACCGCTGAACCAGGTGCCCGCGTAGCGCGCGGCGTGGTCGATCGTCAGGGCTCCGATGGTGTGTGCGGCGCCGAGCGCCACCAAGAGCCACCCTGCGGTCTTGATCATGTGAACTCCATATGGTTATACGGTTCTGTATAACGCAAGGTTAAACCAGTTATACAGAGCTGTACAATGGCTTGGGAGAGTGAGGTGGGCGACACGATGGGCGCATTGCGCACACCGCGTGAGGTGTGGGTGGAGGCCGGGCTGCGGGCGTTGGCGGAGGGCGGTGTGGATGCGGTGCGCGTCGACGTACTGGCCAAGACGCTCGGCGTCACCAGGGGCGGGTTCTACGGCTACTTTGCAAACCGTGACGCGCTGCTGACCGAGATGCTCGACACCTGGGAGCGGGAGAG
This region includes:
- a CDS encoding nitroreductase family deazaflavin-dependent oxidoreductase; amino-acid sequence: MDEPVIGHIPDSLRYHDGNYFPERIRRRAGQPTRRDVRRITRPLHALHTVWFAIRLPHGMGILTTTGRRSGKPRRTFVKAIQRGDKAYMVSIGGENALWLKNIRADPKVILRVRGGTFAGVARDPRDGAERTAAYAALCETVHPIDYAENAFNRRGIPTRTKILELHRAWFVGGTPLVVDLRRN
- a CDS encoding DUF6463 family protein, which produces MIKTAGWLLVALGAAHTIGALTIDHAARYAGTWFSGGLWREAQDGFLPMSQAGSAFWFSLESFGPPMIVIGLIVLWLDRRGITPPPFIAWILGISTALDAVILFPTPWALGLIAQILLLIAARRAARTPRPSAT